One region of Prosthecobacter debontii genomic DNA includes:
- the glgX gene encoding glycogen debranching protein GlgX codes for MPSDPAICAPNRPGVTLTPEGAHFVVFARHATAMDLCLYSPADPKQETARVRMTRGERDLWHAFVDKVKSGQLYGYRAHGPWMPDSALRYNANKLLLDPYALAIVGKPDGATGMLGSGGPNVLPGAYDNGPEALKSAVVENRFNWRGDTLPAIPWRDTVIYEMHVKGFTQKHLGIPKKLRGTYAGLAHPEVIAYLKDLGVTSLQLLPVHQHLDDQFLLEKGLTNYWGYNTIGFFAPHNEYAAAKDPQGQVNEFKEMVRALHASGLEVILDVVYNHTAEGDERGPTLMFRGLDDRFYYRHSFGEHGASYINITGCGNAVDSATPAALRLILDSLRYWVTEMHVDGFRFDLAVTVARDQHDNYDANSQFLAAVAQDPVLSQVKLIAEPWDIFRMDSYQVGGFPEPWRELNGKYRDSVRRFWAGDEGSTAEFAKRICGSQDAFGWNSRPALSSVNFLTSHDGFTLMDLVSYASKHNEANGEDNRDGDNSNHSVSCGVEGPTKDPRVNSLRARLRRSLMATLMTSVGVPFINAGDERGRTQKGNNNAYCQDNDLSWMDWSTGDEEMLDFTRRIIALRKSVASFRRTQFFDGLVNPASGLADVTWLEGNATLLCHEEWHDPHRSFFGALLDGSPPMLLIFNRGDLPQNFSLPGSGKTVWSLVFDTSLTPGFVAKDSRLIDGGVAFQVKASSMVCLRLNEGPALVGESC; via the coding sequence ATGCCTTCCGACCCGGCCATCTGTGCGCCCAACCGCCCCGGAGTCACCCTCACGCCTGAGGGCGCCCATTTCGTCGTTTTTGCACGCCATGCTACCGCCATGGATCTGTGCCTGTATTCACCCGCTGATCCCAAGCAGGAGACCGCTCGGGTGCGCATGACACGGGGTGAGCGTGACCTCTGGCACGCCTTTGTGGACAAGGTCAAATCCGGCCAACTCTACGGCTACCGTGCTCATGGCCCTTGGATGCCGGATAGCGCCCTCCGTTACAATGCCAATAAGCTGCTGCTGGACCCCTATGCGCTGGCCATTGTGGGCAAACCGGATGGAGCGACGGGTATGCTTGGTAGCGGTGGGCCTAATGTATTGCCTGGGGCCTACGACAATGGCCCAGAAGCGCTCAAGTCAGCGGTTGTGGAAAACCGCTTCAATTGGCGTGGAGACACACTGCCTGCCATTCCCTGGCGGGATACGGTGATCTATGAGATGCATGTGAAGGGCTTTACCCAAAAGCACCTGGGCATTCCGAAGAAGCTTCGCGGCACCTATGCGGGTCTCGCGCATCCCGAGGTGATCGCTTATCTCAAAGACCTCGGCGTCACTAGCTTGCAGCTTTTGCCCGTTCATCAGCATCTGGACGACCAGTTTTTGCTGGAAAAGGGGCTAACCAATTATTGGGGTTATAACACCATCGGATTCTTCGCGCCTCATAACGAATACGCGGCGGCGAAAGACCCCCAAGGCCAGGTCAACGAGTTTAAAGAAATGGTTCGCGCCTTGCATGCGTCGGGCCTGGAGGTGATTCTGGATGTGGTTTACAATCACACGGCAGAGGGAGATGAGCGAGGGCCTACGCTGATGTTCCGGGGGCTGGATGACCGCTTTTATTACCGCCACTCCTTTGGTGAACATGGCGCTAGCTACATCAACATCACCGGCTGCGGCAATGCCGTGGACTCGGCCACACCGGCCGCCCTGCGTCTAATTTTAGACAGCCTCCGCTATTGGGTGACGGAGATGCATGTGGATGGCTTCCGGTTTGATTTGGCAGTCACAGTGGCTCGCGATCAGCATGACAATTACGATGCTAACTCGCAGTTCCTGGCGGCAGTTGCTCAGGATCCAGTGCTCTCGCAGGTCAAGTTGATTGCGGAACCCTGGGATATCTTCCGGATGGATAGCTATCAGGTGGGCGGATTCCCCGAGCCATGGCGGGAGCTCAATGGAAAATATCGGGACTCGGTTCGACGATTCTGGGCAGGAGATGAAGGCTCGACGGCGGAATTCGCCAAACGCATCTGCGGAAGCCAGGATGCGTTTGGTTGGAATTCGCGGCCCGCACTCAGCAGCGTGAATTTTCTCACCAGCCATGATGGCTTCACGCTGATGGATCTGGTGAGTTACGCCAGCAAGCACAATGAAGCGAACGGCGAGGATAATCGCGATGGTGATAACTCCAATCACAGCGTGAGTTGTGGCGTGGAGGGCCCGACAAAAGATCCTCGCGTGAACAGCTTACGGGCTCGTTTACGGCGCAGTCTCATGGCCACGCTGATGACCTCCGTAGGGGTGCCGTTCATCAATGCCGGTGACGAACGTGGCCGCACGCAGAAGGGGAATAACAATGCCTACTGCCAGGACAATGACCTCAGTTGGATGGACTGGAGCACGGGTGACGAGGAGATGCTGGACTTCACACGTCGGATCATTGCGTTGCGTAAAAGCGTGGCCAGCTTCCGGCGCACGCAGTTCTTTGATGGCTTGGTGAATCCTGCCTCAGGTTTGGCGGATGTGACTTGGCTGGAGGGGAATGCGACCCTGCTTTGCCACGAAGAATGGCATGATCCTCACCGCAGCTTTTTTGGGGCATTGTTGGATGGGAGCCCCCCCATGCTGCTCATCTTCAATCGTGGAGATTTACCGCAGAATTTCAGCCTGCCAGGGAGTGGCAAGACGGTCTGGAGCTTGGTTTTCGACACGAGTCTCACGCCTGGTTTCGTGGCGAAAGACTCGCGTTTGATTGACGGTGGCGTGGCTTTTCAGGTGAAAGCCAGCTCCATGGTATGCCTGCGATTGAACGAGGGACCTGCCTTGGTGGGGGAGAGCTGCTAA
- the ispG gene encoding (E)-4-hydroxy-3-methylbut-2-enyl-diphosphate synthase, which produces MTATSLLRYCPDLYHYQRRETRVVTVGNIGIGGDNPIRVQSMLTSDTRDAEACVKQALELAAVGCEIVRVTAQTRVIAENLEHIRDGLRSAGCDVPLVADIHFKPDAAMEAVKWVEKVRVNPGNYADKKKFAVKEYTDEEYAEEVAYMEAQFVPLVEECKRLNRAMRIGTNHGSLSDRIMNRHGDTPHGMVESALEFARIARANDFHNFLFSMKASNPKVMIEAYRLLVAHLNALGSDWNYPIHLGVTEAGDGEDGRIKSAIGIGSLLSDGIGDTIRVSLTEDAIHEIPVARALIQSVLKGARAGQCGATSEALPISYDPFTYSRRATEKLNVQGIEVGGGSTVAVFTTRRKWDAVAHKLDKLGDFKPEVVLEDSGVVAVDPRDDSALHDVNAAVEAKLVTVADGLDLSPIHAFRLLAAKLDVRHSILLKDTFAGEATEAGQSDFTDNLLTAATNIGAMLCDGIGDAVLVNGEEAPGQSLRISYNILQAAGVRIFKTDYVACPSCGRTLFNLQQTTQKIRASTGHLKGVRIAVMGCIVNGPGEMADADFGYVGGAPGKINLYVGKTAVKFNIPEEEAVERLVDLIKEHGRWFDAPPLAA; this is translated from the coding sequence ATGACCGCGACCAGCCTGCTTCGTTACTGCCCTGACCTGTATCATTACCAGCGCCGTGAGACGCGTGTGGTGACGGTGGGGAACATCGGCATTGGTGGGGATAATCCCATCCGTGTGCAGTCCATGCTCACGAGCGACACGCGGGACGCCGAAGCTTGTGTGAAACAAGCCCTCGAACTCGCTGCCGTGGGCTGTGAGATCGTGCGTGTCACGGCTCAAACCCGGGTCATCGCAGAGAATCTGGAGCACATTCGCGATGGATTGCGCTCAGCTGGGTGCGATGTGCCATTGGTTGCGGACATTCACTTCAAGCCTGACGCGGCCATGGAAGCCGTGAAGTGGGTGGAGAAAGTGCGCGTGAATCCCGGCAACTACGCCGACAAGAAGAAGTTCGCGGTCAAGGAATACACCGACGAGGAATACGCCGAAGAAGTGGCCTACATGGAGGCGCAATTCGTGCCTTTGGTCGAGGAGTGCAAGCGTCTGAATCGCGCCATGCGCATCGGCACCAATCATGGCAGCTTGAGTGATCGCATCATGAATCGTCATGGCGATACCCCTCATGGCATGGTGGAGAGTGCCCTCGAGTTTGCCCGCATTGCCCGGGCTAATGACTTCCACAATTTCCTCTTCTCGATGAAGGCCAGCAATCCGAAGGTCATGATTGAGGCCTATCGTCTGCTGGTGGCTCACCTGAATGCCTTAGGCAGCGATTGGAATTATCCGATTCACCTGGGAGTGACCGAAGCTGGCGACGGGGAAGATGGGCGCATCAAAAGCGCGATTGGGATTGGCTCCCTGCTGTCGGACGGCATTGGCGATACCATCCGCGTGTCCCTGACCGAAGATGCGATTCACGAAATCCCCGTCGCGCGGGCTCTGATTCAATCGGTGCTTAAGGGCGCTCGTGCAGGTCAATGCGGGGCGACCAGTGAGGCATTGCCGATCAGCTACGATCCTTTTACCTACAGCCGGCGGGCGACGGAAAAGCTCAATGTTCAAGGCATTGAGGTCGGCGGTGGTTCGACCGTCGCGGTCTTCACCACGCGTCGGAAATGGGACGCGGTGGCACATAAGCTGGATAAGTTAGGTGATTTCAAACCGGAAGTGGTTCTTGAGGACAGCGGAGTCGTGGCGGTGGACCCGCGTGACGACAGTGCTCTGCATGATGTGAATGCGGCTGTGGAAGCGAAGCTGGTGACGGTCGCTGATGGATTGGACCTGTCCCCCATTCATGCCTTCCGTCTCTTGGCAGCCAAGCTGGATGTCAGGCACTCGATTCTGCTCAAAGACACCTTTGCTGGAGAAGCCACCGAGGCAGGTCAGTCGGATTTTACCGATAATCTGCTGACGGCGGCAACCAACATTGGAGCGATGCTTTGCGATGGGATTGGCGATGCCGTCTTGGTCAATGGTGAAGAAGCTCCGGGGCAATCTCTGCGCATCAGCTATAACATTCTTCAGGCAGCGGGTGTCCGTATTTTCAAGACGGACTATGTGGCCTGCCCGAGCTGCGGACGTACGCTCTTCAATCTCCAGCAAACGACTCAAAAAATCCGTGCTTCCACAGGTCACCTCAAAGGCGTGCGTATCGCCGTCATGGGTTGCATCGTGAATGGCCCTGGAGAGATGGCGGATGCGGACTTTGGCTACGTGGGCGGAGCCCCTGGCAAGATTAATCTCTATGTGGGCAAGACGGCTGTGAAATTCAATATCCCCGAAGAAGAAGCTGTGGAACGTCTTGTGGACTTGATCAAAGAACACGGTCGCTGGTTTGATGCACCACCCCTTGCGGCCTAG